A section of the Humulus lupulus chromosome 2, drHumLupu1.1, whole genome shotgun sequence genome encodes:
- the LOC133816655 gene encoding probable aspartic proteinase GIP2: MASSFNMRLLLCCLFYSIISPTSSKTPSFRPKALVLPVTKDAYTNQYLTQINQRTPLVPVKLTIDLGGELFWVDCENGYISSTYKPARCLSAQCNLARSKSCGECLKLEAKPGCNNNTCTLFPYNPLIHTSASGELAQDIIAIQSTNGLNPGKVVSVPNVIFTCSETFLLENLASGVTGIAGLGRKKIALPSQFASAFSFKRKFSLCLSSSTRYNGVVIFGDEPRDLLPYTGLIYTPLILNPISTTGAYFNGEPSADYFIGLKSIKIDNKAVPFNTLLLSIDEDGTGGTKISTVHPYTSLETSIYKAVVSAFAEALPEVPKVKAVSPFGVCFDANKIGSTRVGPAVPHIDFVLQNEIVWRVYGSNSMVRVSNDVLCLGFVDGGPLHFVEWGVKYTATAVVIGGHQIENNLLQFDLAASKLGFSSSLLLRQTSCSNFNFTPIA; the protein is encoded by the coding sequence ATGGCTTCTTCTTTTAATATGCGTCTCTTACTCTGCTGTCTTTTCTATTCAATCATCTCTCCTACATCGTCCAAAACTCCATCCTTTCGCCCCAAAGCACTAGTACTTCCAGTGACCAAAGACGCTTACACAAACCAATACCTCACCCAGATAAACCAAAGGACTCCTCTTGTCCCTGTCAAACTCACCATAGATCTCGGCGGTGAGCTCTTTTGGGTTGACTGTGAAAACGGATATATCTCTTCAACATACAAACCGGCTCGCTGCCTCTCGGCTCAGTGCAACCTCGCCCGATCGAAGTCGTGTGGCGAGTGCTTAAAGCTGGAAGCTAAACCTGGCTGCAACAACAACACATGCACTCTCTTCCCTTACAACCCTTTAATCCATACTAGCGCCAGCGGGGAACTAGCTCAAGACATCATCGCAATCCAATCTACGAACGGATTAAATCCTGGAAAAGTTGTTTCCGTTCCCAACGTTATTTTCACCTGCAGCGAGACCTTCCTCTTAGAAAATCTTGCGTCAGGAGTCACCGGCATTGCAGGTCTGGGTAGGAAGAAGATCGCGCTTCCGTCCCAGTTCGCCTCAGcttttagttttaaaagaaaGTTTTCTTTATGTTTGAGCTCTTCCACGAGGTATAATGGTGTTGTCATTTTCGGCGATGAGCCTCGTGACTTGCTTCCATATACGGGTCTTATCTACACGCCGCTCATCTTGAACCCAATCAGCACCACAGGTGCTTACTTCAATGGCGAACCATCCGCGGACTATTTCATAGGACTAAAGTCAATAAAGATCGACAACAAGGCTGTCCCGTTTAACACTTTGTTGCTGTCCATTGACGAAGATGGTACTGGTGGAACGAAGATTAGTACTGTTCATCCCTATACATCGTTGGAAACTTCCATTTATAAAGCTGTAGTAAGTGCCTTTGCCGAAGCACTCCCTGaagttccaaaagttaaggcaGTGTCGCCTTTTGGAGTTTGCTTTGATGCGAATAAAATTGGCAGCACTCGAGTTGGACCAGCCGTACCTCATATTGATTTTGTGTTGCAGAACGAGATAGTATGGAGGGTTTATGGTTCCAACTCCATGGTTAGGGTTAGTAATGATGTGCTGTGCCTTGGATTCGTTGATGGTGGTCCACTTCACTTCGTTGAGTGGGGTGTTAAGTACACCGCAACTGCCGTCGTGATTGGAGGGCATCAGATTGAAAACAATCTTCTTCAATTTGATCTGGCAGCTTCAAAGCTTGGTTTCAGCTCCTCTCTTCTGCTTAGACAAACAAGTTGCTCTAATTTCAACTTCACACCCATTGCTTGA